The DNA window CAGGCCCGCCACAAGGGCTTGCTGCGCCGAAATCTCGGTACCCTCCGTCAACCAACGTCGCGCAAGATCCTCGCCGACCCGTGCGGCAAGGCGACGCGTGCCAAGCACGATGCCAAAGCCGGCACCCGGAAAGCGAAACCGGGTCGCCGAGCAAGCCACGCGGATGTCGCACGCGGCCGCCATGTCGGCGCCGGCGCCCCAGGTCCGGCCGGCCGCAATCGCGACGGTGCGAACAGGTGCGTGCCAGAGCAGCGCCAACAGCAACTCGATGCGTACAAAACGATACAACAGGTCTCCGTCGCTTTGCCGATCGAGCCCGTCGAGATCGAAACCGGTGCAGAAATGCTTGCCCTCGCCGCGCAAGATCACGGTGTGAACGGCAGGATCGCACCAGGTTCGCGGCAGCACGTCCAGCAGTCGCTCAACAAGGTCGCTCGCCAACGCGTTGCCGCGGGCGGCGCGCTGCAGGGTGACGATGGCGAGGCCAGATGTGATGGTGAGTTCCAGCATCTTCGTTCAACCGGCTTCGGCAAATGTTGCGGCGGCAGCCTGCAGATCAGCGAGAAGATCCTCAACATCTTCAAGGCCGGCATGAAAACGCACCAGGGGGCCTGCCGGATTGGGCGAGGCCGTGCGCAACGTCGCCCACGGTTCGGGGCGTGCGAGGCTTTCGAAACCGCCCCATGAAGAGCCAAGCCCGAACAGATTCAGCCGATCGAGGAATTTCTCAATTACCGGTTCGCCGACGCCGCCGAACTCGACCGAGAACAGGCCGCAGGCTCCGGAAAAGTCGCGGCGCCACAACGCATGGGTCGAATGATTTTCCAGCGCTGGAAAATAGACGCGCTTTACCCACGGCTGAGCGACAAACCAGTCTGCCAGTATACGGGCGTTGCGCTCGTGCTCGCTGAGACGCACCCCGAGTGTCCGCAGGCCGCGCAGCACCAGATAGGCATCCTCCGGAGAGCAGGCCGCGCCCATCAATTCCGCCATGCCGTCAAGCGCCGGCCATGCCGCTTCGTTGGTGACGACCGCACCCAGCAGCACGTCCGAGTGGCCGGCGAGATATTTTGTAGCCGACAGGATCGAGACGTCGGCGCCGAGGGTCAGGGGATGGTACGTCCAGCCCGATCCCCATGTGCTGTCAACCGCAACTGCAATGCCACGGGCGTGCGCAATGGCTCCCAGTCTCGGCAAATCGGCGATTTCGAACAGCGAAGAGCCCGGACATTCCAGATAGACCAGTTTCGTCTGCGGCCGCAGGAAGGATTCCAGATCAGTGCCATCGGCGGGAAAGAAGTCGTAAGCGATGCCGTAAGTGGCGAGAAAATTCTTTGCAAAGCGGCGCACCGGCCCATACACGCCATCTGAAATCGCGACATGATCGCCGGGCTTGAGATAGCTCAGAAACACCAACGCATTGGCCGCAAGTCCCGACGCGGTGAGCCGCGCGCCGTGGCCATGTTCGAGATCGGTCAAGGCGTCCTCAAGAGCGAATCCGGTGTCGGTGCCCCGGCGGCCGTAAGTTTGCACGCGGTGTCCCGCCGCGCGTTCGGCTTCAGCGCCGCGCATGTTGGCGACGGTCCGGTGCAGGATCGTGCTGGCGCGCACGATCGGCGGATTGACCGGCCCTTTCGACCTCGCATCCGGTCGCCCGCCGTGAACCAGGCGGGACTTCGGTCGCAGGCGGGGCGGGTCGCCGATCATCGCGCGCGACCGACCGGCAGCGCCGCTACGGCCGCCCGCGGCTCGACGAGTTCTGCCAGCACTTCGTCGGTGTGCTCACCGAGTGCCGGCGGCCGGCGATAGACCTGGCCACCTTCGCCGTTGTAACGGATCGGGGCCGTGAACGCGCGGGTCTCTGCGCCCCCCGGCAAGGTCATCGGCTGTACCCAGCCATAGTGCTGGACCTGCGGATCAGCGAGCGCCTGGGAATAAGTGTTGATCGGTGCGCACGGCACGCCGGCCTCGATCATGTGCGCAAGACAGGCCTCTGCCGTCAGTGTCTCGAACGTATCTTCCAGCAGATCCCTGAGCACAGCTTGATTTTTCGCCCGCAAGACTGGCGTCGCAAAACGGGGGTCGCCGATCAATTCGTTGCGTCCGATCGCCTCACAGGCGCGCCGGTATAATTCATTGTTTCCTGCCGCCATGACAAAATAACCGTTTGCGCAGCGGAACGCCTGATAGGGCGCGTTGCGTGGATGCGCCGAGCCAAGCTTTTGAGGGTCGATCCCGGTGCCGAAATATTCACTCACCTGCAGCGCCGCGATGCCGAGAGTGGTACCGAGCATCGGCACATCGATGTGACCGCCGCCCTGCCCGTTCGCAACCTTGCGAAGGGCGCAGACAACGGCATAGGCGGCATACAATCCGGCAGCGAAATCGCTGATAGGCACGCCGCATTTCACCGGTGCGCCGTCGGGCTCTCCGGTGACGCTCATGACGCCGCCGATGGCCTGGATCGAAACGTCGAAGCCGCCCTCGTTGGCGCGCGGCCCCTCCTGCCCGAACGCGGAAATTGAACAATAAACCAGCGAGGGCGCCAACACTTTCAGGGCCTCGAATCCAAGCCCGAGGCGGTTCATGGCACCGGGGCGAAAGTTTTCGATGACGACGTCGGCACCGACACACAGCGCCCGGGCATGTGCGAGGTGCTCGGGGTTCTTCAGATCGAGTACGACCGACCTTTTGTTGCGGTTGAGCGAGGCAAAATTTTCGGAATAACCGTCGGTCTGCGGCGGCCACTGACGCATGCCGTCGCCCTCGCGGGCTTCGATCTTGATCACGTCCGCTCCCATATCGGCCAACAGAACGCCCGCAAAGGGACCGGCCGCGATCTGACCGAACTCGACGACGCGGATACCAGAAAGTGCTTGCATGGAAGGTTTCACTCGATCTTGGAACGGGAAGGCGTGTGCCGTTAGCTGCTCTGGGATTCCATTGTGAGATGCGATGTTTCCGCCACCCCTGCGGTACGTCCACCATCGACCGGCAGCGCGACGCCAGTGATATATTTCGCTTCGTCCGAGGCCAGGAACAGCGTGGCGAACGCGATGTCGTCGGCCTCGCCGATACGTCCCATCGGAATGACCATCGAAGTACGACGCCAGTTCTGATCGAAGTTGCCGGAGGACGCGAGCGCGCCGCGCAGCATCGGCGTGTCGATCGAACCCGGGCAGATGCAGTTCACGCGAACGCCGTCGCGCGCATGCGCCAGCGCCATCGACTTCGTCAGCGAGACGATGCCGGCCTTGGTGGCGCCGTAGAATGGCTGCCACGGGCGGCCGACGATGCCGGCGTTCGAGGCGTCGTGAACGATGGCGCCGCCACCCGCTGCGATCATGTGCGGAATCACGGCCTGGCTGGCGAGAACAAGCCCCTTCAGATTGACCCCGACCAGGAAATCGATGTCAGCCATCGTCGTGTCCATGAAAGGCCGCGTCAACGTGACGCCGGCATTGTTGACCAGCACCGTGATCGGGCCGAACCGTTCGACCGTTTCGTCCACAACGCGCTTGATGTCGGCGGGCTCCGTGACGCTGCCGGGCACGGCGTGCACCTTGTGTCCGGCACCCGAAAGCGTCGATGCCATCTTCGCAAGACCATCGGCGTCCTTGTCGATCAGGCCGATCGCGGCGCCGGCTTTTGCAAACAGCGTGGCGGTCGCGGCCCCGATGCCATTGGCAGCGCCGGTAATCAGTACGACCTTGCCGCGCAATCTTTCAGAAATTGTCATAGCTCACCATCTCGATAGGCGGCACGCCGCCGGGGTAGACCGATGTTCGTTTTGCAGGGCGAATTCCCGCGAAGCTCATCATTTGTAGAGTTCGGCCGGTGCAGCACCGGCAGGCTCGAACTGGTCGAGCCGCGAGATACCGAGCGCGATTGTAAGCGGCCAGGCTTCGATTTGAAGGATGCGAGCCGGCTTGTCGGGATCGAGATTGATATGCCGGTGTTTCACATTCGGCGGCAGATAGAACGTATCGCCCACAGCCCAGTCAAACGTTTGATCGCCGACGATTTCCCGGCCACGCCCTTCAAGCACATAGGCCGCGGCTTCGAACGTATGTTCGTGCAGACCGGATTGTCCGCCCGGCGCAATTTCGGTGATGATGGTGCCGAACGACCGCGCCTCCATGCCGGTTGACGCGTCGACCACAACGGCGTTGCGGCCCTGCGGGCTCGTGTGCCACTTGACCTCATCGGCACGGATGATCAGTTTGCCCTTGTAATTGTAGGTTTCCGCCTGCCGGCGCATGAGGCCTTCGTAGAATGTCTCGCCACTCATCGCCACTCCCTTCTATTCGTCGCAAACCGCAATCGCCTCGATTTCGATGATGAATCCGCCGAGCAGACCGCCTTGCAACGTGGTGCGCGCCGGATAAGTCGGCCCCTCGAAAAACTCCTTGAAAGCTTCATTGAACCCGATGTAGTCCGTCGGAAAATTCGGCAGGATGCAGGTCAGTTTCATGATCCTGTCGAGCGAGCTACCCGAGGCTTCCAGCACCGCCGTCAGGTTCTTCATCACCTGTCGGGTCTGCTCCTTGATGTCGCCGAGCACCGGCTTGCCGGACACCCCGTCATAGGCAACCTGACCGGCCACATAGACGATGCCGTTATGACGCACGGCCTGCGAAAACGGTCCAGGCGGCATCGTGGCAATGCCGGTTTTGATAACTTCCATCCTGTCTCTCCCTTGTATTGGTCAACCAATGCGATGTGG is part of the Bradyrhizobium canariense genome and encodes:
- a CDS encoding enoyl-CoA hydratase/isomerase family protein — translated: MLELTITSGLAIVTLQRAARGNALASDLVERLLDVLPRTWCDPAVHTVILRGEGKHFCTGFDLDGLDRQSDGDLLYRFVRIELLLALLWHAPVRTVAIAAGRTWGAGADMAAACDIRVACSATRFRFPGAGFGIVLGTRRLAARVGEDLARRWLTEGTEISAQQALVAGLTTDIVEPEDREAWLAAQLLEPKVDQRTIAALHRASRADLRDADLAALVRSAAKPGLRERIADYASRPRQGATS
- the metC gene encoding cystathionine beta-lyase; this translates as MIGDPPRLRPKSRLVHGGRPDARSKGPVNPPIVRASTILHRTVANMRGAEAERAAGHRVQTYGRRGTDTGFALEDALTDLEHGHGARLTASGLAANALVFLSYLKPGDHVAISDGVYGPVRRFAKNFLATYGIAYDFFPADGTDLESFLRPQTKLVYLECPGSSLFEIADLPRLGAIAHARGIAVAVDSTWGSGWTYHPLTLGADVSILSATKYLAGHSDVLLGAVVTNEAAWPALDGMAELMGAACSPEDAYLVLRGLRTLGVRLSEHERNARILADWFVAQPWVKRVYFPALENHSTHALWRRDFSGACGLFSVEFGGVGEPVIEKFLDRLNLFGLGSSWGGFESLARPEPWATLRTASPNPAGPLVRFHAGLEDVEDLLADLQAAAATFAEAG
- a CDS encoding CaiB/BaiF CoA transferase family protein, whose product is MQALSGIRVVEFGQIAAGPFAGVLLADMGADVIKIEAREGDGMRQWPPQTDGYSENFASLNRNKRSVVLDLKNPEHLAHARALCVGADVVIENFRPGAMNRLGLGFEALKVLAPSLVYCSISAFGQEGPRANEGGFDVSIQAIGGVMSVTGEPDGAPVKCGVPISDFAAGLYAAYAVVCALRKVANGQGGGHIDVPMLGTTLGIAALQVSEYFGTGIDPQKLGSAHPRNAPYQAFRCANGYFVMAAGNNELYRRACEAIGRNELIGDPRFATPVLRAKNQAVLRDLLEDTFETLTAEACLAHMIEAGVPCAPINTYSQALADPQVQHYGWVQPMTLPGGAETRAFTAPIRYNGEGGQVYRRPPALGEHTDEVLAELVEPRAAVAALPVGRAR
- a CDS encoding SDR family NAD(P)-dependent oxidoreductase, yielding MTISERLRGKVVLITGAANGIGAATATLFAKAGAAIGLIDKDADGLAKMASTLSGAGHKVHAVPGSVTEPADIKRVVDETVERFGPITVLVNNAGVTLTRPFMDTTMADIDFLVGVNLKGLVLASQAVIPHMIAAGGGAIVHDASNAGIVGRPWQPFYGATKAGIVSLTKSMALAHARDGVRVNCICPGSIDTPMLRGALASSGNFDQNWRRTSMVIPMGRIGEADDIAFATLFLASDEAKYITGVALPVDGGRTAGVAETSHLTMESQSS
- a CDS encoding cupin domain-containing protein is translated as MSGETFYEGLMRRQAETYNYKGKLIIRADEVKWHTSPQGRNAVVVDASTGMEARSFGTIITEIAPGGQSGLHEHTFEAAAYVLEGRGREIVGDQTFDWAVGDTFYLPPNVKHRHINLDPDKPARILQIEAWPLTIALGISRLDQFEPAGAAPAELYK
- a CDS encoding RidA family protein; translation: MEVIKTGIATMPPGPFSQAVRHNGIVYVAGQVAYDGVSGKPVLGDIKEQTRQVMKNLTAVLEASGSSLDRIMKLTCILPNFPTDYIGFNEAFKEFFEGPTYPARTTLQGGLLGGFIIEIEAIAVCDE